From the genome of Papaver somniferum cultivar HN1 chromosome 2, ASM357369v1, whole genome shotgun sequence, one region includes:
- the LOC113347476 gene encoding 60S ribosomal protein L30, whose translation MVVAKKMKKTHESINNRLALVMKSGKYTLGYKTVLRTLRSSKSKLIIISNNCPPLRKSEIEYYAMLAKVGVHHFNGNNVDLGTACGRYYRVSCLSIIDPGDSDIIKTLPGDQ comes from the exons ATGGTGGTCGCAAAGAAAATG AAGAAGACTCATGAGAGTATTAACAACAGACTTGCTCTTGTGATGAAGAGTGGGAAGTACACCCTTGGTTACAAAACAGTCCTCAGGACTCTCAGGAGCTCCAAAT CAAAGCTCATAATTATCTCAAACAACTGTCCTCCCTTGAGAAAATCTGAGATTGAGTACTATGCTATGCTTGCCAAGGTTGGAGTTCACCATTTCAACGGGA ACAATGTCGACTTGGGAACAGCTTGTGGGCGATACTACCGTGTATCATGCCTGAGTATCATCGATCCAG GTGATTCTGATATCATCAAAACTCTTCCTGGTGACCAGTAA